Below is a window of Populus alba chromosome 2, ASM523922v2, whole genome shotgun sequence DNA.
tgtaaaagaGTGAATATGTAAGCGTTTACAACGTGTTTttgaacacaaataaaaaatcatatacatatatttaattaaaaaaaatgagaattattttgcaataataaatgtaaaaaaaagttgtaaataataaataactactgaattgaaaagttgagagataGAAAAATGTCAAGATATATTATACATGAACTATAAACTGGGTTGTgttcactaattttttttactgaaatattttttttattgaatctgataattataaaaaaatgaaagaaaacgggcaacatcaatcttttttttagtgtaaaaaacaaatccaattaagcatcattaaattattgagtcaataatatattatattgacaTGGCGTTTcttattttatctaaattaatgagaaattaaataaagtaaTTTATTCTCGCGCATTATATCGTTTAATGTATTCTGTTAGTCGTTGCCGTTATCATGTTATGACGACGGCTACCATCTGtccattattttataatttattattgtataacCATCATTATTGCTATCTCAATTTATGTTGTTGCCATGGTGCTATCACTTCATTATCGATCGTGGattaaattatgtaattattattattctttatatttctataaccaattaacagtatattaatatattttttaaaattaagtttgtatACTTGTTTTCACActcttatgttaaaaaataaataatttttcaaaaaataataaactagcAGGATAAAacagttttttcattttctaagaacaaaaaataaaaaaacatgaaatggcACTAGATGGGTCCTTAACTatgctatatgtttttttatatatattattattattagaatggttagaattttttttcaaccaaccAACTTACTTCTCAGTCAAAATAGTTATGTTGTagaattaaaatcttaaatatacGCAATGgctcttaaattattttcagtttttcaCCATATAATATTGCGGGGCTGTAAGAAAAAAGCTAGCCGATCCACTGAGCAGACTTTGCATTAacaacttgtatatatataaaaaatgcaaaCAAATATATAGTCAAATTATTGGGCCATAGTTTCCAATTTGGAACACCGTACACTGCTAGGTTCTTTCCGACGAGAGGGTCTGCTTCTACAAAACTGCGTTGTGTTGAttacaatattgtttttgaatttgaatgaaCTGATACGGCATCGTGTCATGTTTAGTTATCAATCACGCATGCAAAAGGATGCTTTGAATATCCAGATCTTGGGGTTAATTAGGagcaaaaaatattcaaaaaaaagagagaaagaaaagaaaagtaatcaACGGCCAAGTTACTTAAAAAAGGAGTGGCAACGAAAGCAACCCTTTCCCAGGTCAAACCTTATCCAGACATCTTGCTAATGGAAAGGGATGTCTAAGTATACATGCCACCGGCTTTTATTTCCCgtctactttatttttttcaaagaccAAGTTTATAACACGTCAGCAGCGCTGCCCTTTTCTTTGAAGTGTTTTAGTCTTTCTTATATGATTAAGAAGGCGTTGAGATTCAGAATAGTCTAAAAAGGACAGTCCTAAATAATTACACACACTGTGTTTTGATCTTCTACCTAGACATTCTAGTGGCtgatcttgtttgtttttccaATACTCGTACGTATTCTTCGATCTCTTTCAAGTTCTTTCACTGCTGATCAGAGGTTATTTGTGGAGATGAAGTGCACCTTACTAGTTCCACTTTCGTATCTCCGCCGTGGATCGATATCGGTGGCCATAGTTTGGTGTATATTGGGTGTATTCCACGATGATATACGGTGCCGAAACCCCAACATGTGCAGAAGCAGGACAGCATGGAGAGGAAAAGTGCTGCCGCCGAGCTTGGAGACATGCAATTGAAGATATAGCGGCTAGCGGCTAGCTAGCCATGCAGTAATCGTAAAACGTGTTCGATCCTGCAACGCCATCCAAACTTCCAAGTTGTAAAGAAAATAGTTTAGTTAAATTTGCTATTATATTTTAAGttcaattcttaatataatattattataaacttaattactttctaagtataaaataatttttaatcattagATATTTGTATGCATGTAGATGAAAATGCACTCCATTTAACAACCACTTacgtgactttttttttattactcatttttaattaatcaatttgaagttttataagaatatactttcttcaatttaaatataaatattaactaAAATGATGGATTAAATTGCCTGTTTGGAGTGTACTTTCTTTTCgtattgaaatgtattaaatgatatttttttattttttaaaaattatttttaaaattaatgcatcaaaacgatcaaaaatataccaaaaaaattaattttaataaaaaaaattaattttttttaaaaaacacaaatacaaccacgtttctttaaaaatatcatctaaactATAAAATCAAGTTAAGTGTAATCAGGctggtaaaataaattaaaaattgtttcTAAAATACAATGATAAACTGAATTATTTTCGGGTTTCAGAATGAAAGCCAGCAAAGTAGAGTGGATGATAACTAGGATAGTACTAGCTAGTGCGCACCAAGAATGGATACTTGCCATCATGCAGGGCACAATAATATACGGAGGGTCCTGAGTTTGGACCTTATCTAAGACATAATAAAACTTAAGGCCCACACCAAGCCCATCATCAAAAAGCCtgtttcaattcaaaatcaaggcACGCATGGAAAGGAAAAGCTTACTCCGACGCTTTTCAGAAGCGCGTGCTTTTCCTTACAAACCGACAAGCAGCCGTGTGATTCAAACCCGAGATGATTCCTCACCTGGATCGTGCCCGCATGAGAGGAGGACACCTAGATTAACTGATTTACTTGACGCACGCGCCACTGCGATTGAGCGTGTTTTCTCCACAATTCAGAAATACATGCTGGCATTGAAGAATTCTTCCATTTCCCATTGACAAGTCACCCAATTATTAATTGCAAAAGTAAGAGCGCGCCGAGACGGTAACAAAATTTTGAAGGCAACTGGCACTACTTCTTACatgtgagtggataattttgatttcaaacaaGGCAGCAAATCTTCagttgtaataataatttaaacgcTACCCTGCCCAAGTAAGGAGTGGAGAACAGACTGCGCACCTCGGATTTATAGTAAAAGAATTCCCAAAATCCAATCCCTCAAAGTAATTGTGTCATTTATAGCAGCAAATTACAGCCTCATGCATGTATTTTGTACCTTACCTTGCTGATTTGGAAACTACGACACCGTTTGTCCATAGCCCTTTACAAAAAACAGATCTTGGTTTGCATTATAGCCAGGTTGTCTTCCATATTCGAACTTTAACACAAAATAAGAtacccctccctctctctcacacaGTATTATTGTATggattcttgatttttctctctCCAAATTTAATTTAGATAACAAGAACTTGCTCAAACCCACAAATGCTTCCACTCTTTTCCTCCCACATTATATAATCTCTTGGACACCAACTATGATACctcatctttctctctctaagccTCACAACAAGACAAACCTTTCGCTTTGGTTTCCTCATCAGATCTCTTTATCTTACAGTACAGACACCACCctacatgtataaaaaaaaccctccgCAGATAAAATGCCACCGCTGaccaccaccgccaccaccaccGCCACGTGAACATTCTTCACCCACAAACAAAACAACCCATAGCACGTGTACTCTCTTGTTGTTAGTTTTACTAAATGAGGTGCAAAAAACACCCGGGCGACCTCAGCAGCGGCGTGGGCGTATGCGCCTCTTGCCTCCGAGAACGCTTATTTGCATTAATCGCCGCCCAGGCTCAaatacagcagcagcagcaaataACACAATTCGCAAAGTCACGTAACCATCACCATTCACGCGCCGCTGCGGTAGTAGATGAAAGCCGTAAATCAGATTCTAACTCTCAATATCTACAACAACCACCTCCACCTCTGATATTTCCTCGCTCTGTCTCTCCTTACGTTGCTCGCCGTAAATCcgactcctcctcctcctggtCCAACCACAACCACCACCATAACCTCCGTTTCTACAGCACTCCTCAGGTGGGCCCTACCTACACCACCCCTTCCTCAACCACAACAACCGCGGCGTACAAGAAGCAAAGCCAAAAATTCTcgcttttttctaatttattcagCTCCAGATCCGACAAATTCAAAACAGACTCGACTGGCTGCCGTGATTCTATCGAGCCACCATCTTCTTCTTCGCCTTCCTGGTTCTCGATGGTCTTCTTCGGTCGTCGGAGAAAGCAATCAAGGCAAGTGCCCATGGAATATTCCGGCACGGTTAGCGGAGAGCCTCGCCAGAGGTTGGATCGAGGAATGTCGCCAGCGAGAGGTGCGGATTCCGACAAGGATTGCGAGAATTGCGACCGGTCACCGTCAGGGAGCGGCTGCTCGTCAGAGTCGTCGCCGGGGTGGAAAAGGACAGCAGTAGCGTCGGGTGTGATGCGGCGGGGGAAGGCGGGACACGCTAGGAACGTGTCTGGATTGGCGTTTTGTTTGAGTCCTCTTGTCAGGGCGAGCCCTAAACGGAATTGGAACCAGAAAGGAGGATTGCCGCCTGAATTGGGATATTCTGGTGAGGTTAGGGCTCCTGTGAGGCCGCATCTGTCCACCGCGGCGTCGTTTTGCGCGAACCGATCGAGGAAGCTTGCAGATTTTGGTAGAGTCAATCATAACCGTTGAGAGCGATGACTCGTTCGCCCGCTTGATTTGACCAGAGTGGTGATTTATTTCGAGTTACGGTTTTGCCCCCTCCAAATTTGcagtttatatatatgattCTGCGTTTGCTCTATGTTGTATGATTGACAAGTTAAATTATAGTGTAAGGGGAAgggaaaaacacaaaagaaaaaagaaaaaaatatcaagaatatatcTGGTTCTTCGCATATATTACTGatgtttattattatcataaacaagaaatattttttgttgtagagtttgtgaatttattttaatgtatagtGAAATTAGACACATTCTTCTTCATTGGCTTTCTCACTTGATGATCTTTTTTTTGTGGATTAAGATTATACTTAGTGGATTATGAATTTCTCCTCTCGCTCATTTTCTGTGGACATGGTTGTTCTGTTTGGATGTGTTCACTTTTGTGCACTGGGATTTTGATGAAGTTGGGGATGATAGTTATGTCTCTTGTAAGCGTTGCTAATACACATCTAGTTTGTTTTGAAGCATAATTAcagttgttattttaaaataatatatatttttttatttttaaaaaaatatttttaatatcaatatattaaaaataatctaaaaatattaaaaaaaaataatttagagtaaagaaaaaaataaaaataaaaattaatttttttttaaaagcatttgtgaaatataaaattaaacaggGTTATCAATGACATAATTtccttattttcccttttttacATAGCTGGGTAGAATTTTCTTTGTGGAGTTCTTTGGGTTAATaagcaattatattttaaaaaaaactaatatggtcttttttattatttattagaaaaaaaatagatataatcctaaacaaaaaaaattttgttaattagattttagaggtgttttaaaaaaaaatgttattgtgattgtaagaaaaaatattaaaataatatattttttatttttttaatattaacataaaatattaaacaaatattaatttaaaataaaaaaatttaaaatctttcaaaaatatttttaaaatacaaaataaataaacagagcATTCATCAAAGCTGgcgaacaattttttttaccatttatgAGACATGATGCTTAGTACTTCAAAAATAAGCGCACCGTTTTATTCCTGCCATTTGATTTGACATTTCTTTTAATGGTCAGTTGAAGCATTTAATAAATATTGGCATGTAATAAATATGCTGTGGTAAGTTTTAATTCACATGCAAGTCAATTTCACGAtgaaatatcttaaatattcAGATCGCTATCATTTTTAACTATCTTTTGATCACAAGATTTATCAAAGTAATCAACATTTAACCCCTACCTGTATTGTTTAATACCACTacaccagcagcagcaacacTAGGTCTAAAAACATTTCAGGCCAAATGGGAAAGGCATCCATTTTTTCTTGACAGGCATATAAATTAGTGAGTGAGTGATGTTTCTGTTCCCCACTAGAAATACACGAAACATGCAGATCGGTGGGTAGTCTGAGTGGTTGAAAaggttgatgaagaagaagaaatggattAAGAATGAGGTGTCAATGCATCCAATTTCATCCATCTTTGGTGGGTGGTAGAACCCACACGTTGCATGTATTACAGTCTACTAAAAGGATTCAATATTTCTGTTACTGTTTACATAAATACAAAGTATCGTGGATCTAAGCAGTTTAATGACAATTCAACCCTTGACACAAAGGGTTGTAATAGCAGCAAGGAGGGGATGgggttgtctttttttttttttttctttgctaggatgcatttgatattaaaaaaatggttgGAGAGAAAATTGTTAGCATAAATATTGGCGAGGCTGCAAGCCATGGGAAGAGGGCACCTAGCAAAAGGCCCGATTGGCTATGGCAACCCCGGTGTCACATGACGCTTGGGAAAACTTGAGCACCACCTGGTGCTTCAGCGGCTCTAATGCAAGGGGCAGACCCAAGCGCCACTTAGCGTGTAAGTATTGGCAAAAGGCCCAATTAGCTATGGCAGCCAACCGCCATGTGGCGCAAAAGCAAACCAAGCGTAGCATGGTGCTTTCCATTGTTATTGTAATATTATTACTTGTAATAAAAGTAGTATTATTTCTACCATAactgataatatttttagtagtcatactattaattataaataaaataataatatttatagcacaAATACAACtactttttatatgaatattttaaactttaataacaataataatattttttaacgcAAACACTACtcattatacaaataaaaatagttttgatattaatacttttaattataataaaaattaaaatatttaaaatcctTCATCAAGACCCCATAGAATTGGGTCAAATCAGACCTATTGAGCTGGGTATATGA
It encodes the following:
- the LOC118042275 gene encoding uncharacterized protein; translation: MRCKKHPGDLSSGVGVCASCLRERLFALIAAQAQIQQQQQITQFAKSRNHHHSRAAAVVDESRKSDSNSQYLQQPPPPLIFPRSVSPYVARRKSDSSSSWSNHNHHHNLRFYSTPQVGPTYTTPSSTTTTAAYKKQSQKFSLFSNLFSSRSDKFKTDSTGCRDSIEPPSSSSPSWFSMVFFGRRRKQSRQVPMEYSGTVSGEPRQRLDRGMSPARGADSDKDCENCDRSPSGSGCSSESSPGWKRTAVASGVMRRGKAGHARNVSGLAFCLSPLVRASPKRNWNQKGGLPPELGYSGEVRAPVRPHLSTAASFCANRSRKLADFGRVNHNR